Part of the Lolium rigidum isolate FL_2022 chromosome 6, APGP_CSIRO_Lrig_0.1, whole genome shotgun sequence genome, ttcgagttcatcgtcgtcctcaagggcgacccacacggcatgcagaggctgccggacgatttcgccgacttcgtcgccgacgacgagcgcccgggctcgctgcatctgcgggaggatggctgccactgctgccggtggatcgtcgacgtgatctacgacgcgcgcggcaacatGTAccaccacatcggctgggagaagtttgcgcgctaccaccgcctcgaagccggcttcatactcgtgttctcctacttcggcgacagggacgtgagcgtcaaggtgttcgacgagacgcgttgccgccgaAACTACCACGacgacagcgccgaggaggacgacgaccgaagagtgttgtttcttcgcagcgaaaaaatGGAtgaaggtttctggatgttcttcctcgaaagaaccaacaggggcaccctcaccagctggattttccagtttgggtgactgggtgtgccctcgagtgttctttcttggcagcgaacacacgaaatcttcgatgtccggcctagttaggtttagttttttttgcaatgttttatatttatgtcaaccatggttcaaactatgtattagtttgtggaaaactatatcttcatgtaaaccacgttcccaattatgtattagtttgtggaatatttcttcgctttattaaaataaaaataaaaaataaaaaagtatattttaatgtttggaggcagcgtttggggacgcggttagggagcgacgtccccgaacacggcacgaacaaaacacgtccccaaacgcttgatccggcgcggtttcggggacgcgactggagatgctcttacactttCAGTAACAGCCCAGGTAAATGAAAAGGTTTCAGCATCAACAACCACCAGCAAAACAAAAATTAGCAACGCAAAAGATGTTAAGAATGCAAAAGCAGTAGCAGTATGTAAATCAAAGTCACGTTTTATCAGCACAGAGCTAGCTAAAGACGTTACTTCTCACCAAATCGCAAAGCACTTCAACACCAACGCCCAGCTGCAAAACTAAAAATTAGTAAGGGAAAATATGTTAAAGGAAGGTATAGCAGAATCTGTAAATCAAAGTCACGTTTTATCAGCACAGCTAGCTAAGAACACAATCAGAAATCAGTCAGTAACTGCTGCCAAAATGGCGTCAAACATTGGTAGCACTGCGGCATCAAGGCAATACCCACAGTAGCAGAGATGAGCTACAGTTTCATCCAAGGAATGAACCAAAGAATTGCAGAGAAGCTACAGAAAAGCATTGCACCACCCCACTAAAATTGGACACAAACTAAACGCTACAGACATTCCATAGTCCATTTCCACTCtttgcttcctctcttcttccccaccGGCATCATATATGCATCTCAGAAAACAAAAGAAACTAGAAAGCTCAGGATCACAAAACAGCAGAGTTCTAAAGGAGACCTAGACCAGCTCATCCCCAGCACTATCTTGAGGACTCCTCACCACCTCAAGTATACTTACCACCTCACCCATGTCCGGTCGCTTCGACGGCACCTGCGAGGTGCAAACAAGGCCCAGCTTGATGATCGGCATGGCCTCCTCCATCGGAAACTCACCGCACAGCCGTGGATCCATGCAGTCCTCGAGCCTGCCTTCCTCCAGCGCGCTTCTCACCAGATCGCACAGCACGACAACATCGTCTTCCAAGTACTCAACGGGCCTCCTGCCAGTCAAGATCTCCAGCACGAGCACCCCAAAGCCGTAGACGTCGCACTTCTCTGTGATCTTCACCGTGTTGCAAGCGAACTCTGGCGCCATGTACCCAAGTGCACTCTGGATCTTGCTGCTCAGCACATACCGGTCTAGCATTGGGAGTAGGCTTGCAAGACCATAGTCACCCACTCTGGGTTCACCGTTGCTGTCCAGCAGCACATTGCTTGACTTGAGATTGTAATGGACGACCCCACGCTGGTGGAGGTGCATCAGTCCCCTGGCAACGCCGATGATGATGTCGAACCTCTCCATCCAGGAAAGCGAGTTCTCCTCCGTGCACTCGTGCAGGTGCTTGTGCAGATTTCCTCCAGGCAGATAATCGTAGATAAGGAGCTGCAGTGATGAAGTCCAGTAAAAGCCTCTCAGTGTGACAATATTGTGGTGCCGCACCTTGCTGAGCAGCTTCACTTGTCGCTCAAAGTCATCCCTAGACTTCACCAAGCTGGAGACGGTGAGCTTCTTGATGGCCACTGGCTGGCCGTCTCTGAGCACCGTCTTGTAGACTGCACCAAAGCCTCCTCGCCCAAGCTCACAATCCTTGTTCAACAGGGCATGCCCACCAGCACTGAACTCCGGGCTtcctttaccaaacatgacaagctTCCCGGAGCTAGCATCATTCTCCGGGGACTGACTAAGGTAATCATCAGATAGTGCGATAGCAGGCTTTGCGCTGGAGGAGGCTGCACGGACACGACGATTCAGCACAGTTACAGTGATCACTCCGATAGCAATGGCAGCACCACCAGCAATGGCAATGAGGGTGGAGACGCTCAATATGATTTTCTTGTGGTGCTTGCTGCTAGGGGAACTCTCTGCAGCTTGCGACGAGGGGTTCGACGAGGAGTTGGGATTGAGCACAAGCGGCTTTGGCATGACCGCGCTGCTACAGGAATTGTTCTTCCGGGAATTGCATAGGCCAGAATTGTCAGCTATAAAGTAGCTGGGGATGTTGTCGAAGAAACGGCTATTTGGGAGATCTCCTGATAATAAGTTGTGGGAGACATCAAAGGTGTGCAAGCTGGGGAGATTAGATAGTTCCACAGGCAGGGTCCCATTCAGCTTGTTCTGGGAAAGATCAACCATATGGAGACTGGTTAGGTTGCCCAAGGTGCTCGGAATCGGTCCCGTGATGCTGTTGTGTGACAAATCCCTGCATTACAAGAGCACATTGCATCAATTAAAATGACCCCAAATGCTCAATCAGAACCAAGTAACATTGAGTTTGGATTGGTTCAATCAGTTTTTCATGAGTTTGCTCCATTTTGTATTTGAAAACAGTTTGCTACTCGGGCACATTTGACTTCAGTTTAGAGTGCATAAAAGATGAGTACACTAGCACTGGATACGAGCACAACAACATGACGGAGACCCACATTTTGGGGCTTTGGACTCCTAACAGAATAATAGGACATCACTGTACTGTCATTTTCTACAACGCCTCTGGAACCTAGGAAACTGAAAGCAAACCAAAGCATACAAAAAATAAATAGATCTAGTCAACTTCACTACCAAGCAATCAGAATGAATGACGTGAAATTTAATTCAACAAAAAG contains:
- the LOC124659808 gene encoding probable LRR receptor-like serine/threonine-protein kinase IRK, with the protein product MAAAASSPPALRLAALLLLLLLFLVAPTTTTALTDDVLALVVFKTGVADPQGRLAAWTEDDDRPCSWPGVGCDARTGRVTSLSLPAASLSGRLPRALLRLDALLTLSLPRNNLSGPVLPTLLGSLPRLRALDLSSNRLAAAIPADLFAQCRDIRTISLARNDLSGYIPPAVASCSSLLSLNLSSNRLAGPIPDGLWSLPSLRSLDLSGNALSGSVPGGFPRSSALRALDLSRNMFAGEIPADVGEAALLKSLDLGRNFFTGALPDSLRRLSSLRFLGAAGNALAGEVPAWIGEMWALERFDLSGNLLSGSLPDDIARCKNLLEADLSRNALTGELPWWVFGLPLQRVSVAGNRLHGWVKVPGDAALALRVLDLSSNGFSGGIPPQITAFAGLQFLNLSSNSMSGQLPAGIGGMRLLEVLDVSANALDGSLPPEIGGAVALRELRMGMNSFTGRIPAQIGSCSSLVALDLSHNSITGPIPSTLGNLTSLHMVDLSQNKLNGTLPVELSNLPSLHTFDVSHNLLSGDLPNSRFFDNIPSYFIADNSGLCNSRKNNSCSSAVMPKPLVLNPNSSSNPSSQAAESSPSSKHHKKIILSVSTLIAIAGGAAIAIGVITVTVLNRRVRAASSSAKPAIALSDDYLSQSPENDASSGKLVMFGKGSPEFSAGGHALLNKDCELGRGGFGAVYKTVLRDGQPVAIKKLTVSSLVKSRDDFERQVKLLSKVRHHNIVTLRGFYWTSSLQLLIYDYLPGGNLHKHLHECTEENSLSWMERFDIIIGVARGLMHLHQRGVVHYNLKSSNVLLDSNGEPRVGDYGLASLLPMLDRYVLSSKIQSALGYMAPEFACNTVKITEKCDVYGFGVLVLEILTGRRPVEYLEDDVVVLCDLVRSALEEGRLEDCMDPRLCGEFPMEEAMPIIKLGLVCTSQVPSKRPDMGEVVSILEVVRSPQDSAGDELV